A window from Candidatus Rickettsiella viridis encodes these proteins:
- the mraZ gene encoding division/cell wall cluster transcriptional repressor MraZ codes for MFRGINSVVLDAKGRVKLPARHRRLLPTDKALEVVVTIDTESPCLLLYPIQEWELIEEKLQALPSFNPAARRIQRLLIGHATDLELDTNGRILLPALLRDYAHIDKDIRVIGQGRKLELWSAKEWDEYRARWIVEAIKPGDLPDELQSLAL; via the coding sequence ATGTTTCGGGGTATAAATTCTGTGGTGCTCGATGCGAAAGGCCGGGTTAAGTTACCGGCACGCCATCGACGATTATTGCCTACCGATAAAGCTCTCGAAGTAGTGGTCACCATTGATACAGAATCTCCTTGCCTCTTACTTTATCCCATTCAAGAATGGGAGCTGATAGAGGAAAAGTTACAGGCTTTGCCGAGCTTCAACCCGGCAGCTAGACGTATTCAGCGTTTATTAATTGGACATGCGACGGATCTTGAGTTAGATACGAACGGACGGATTTTACTGCCGGCTCTTTTAAGAGATTATGCCCATATAGACAAGGACATTAGAGTGATCGGACAGGGCAGAAAATTAGAGTTGTGGAGCGCGAAGGAGTGGGATGAGTACCGCGCGCGATGGATTGTGGAGGCGATAAAGCCAGGGGATTTACCCGATGAGTTACAGTCATTAGCGTTATAA
- the rsmH gene encoding 16S rRNA (cytosine(1402)-N(4))-methyltransferase RsmH, producing the protein MQIKEEHQPVLLEEVIEHLAIKPDGIYIDATFGRGGHTREILKHLGGKGRLFVIDKDPAAVAYAKQHWGQDPRLQICAGSFSKIGEIAKANRIVGQVDGLLLDLGVSSPQLDQAERGFSFLRDGPLDMRMDPNHGISAAQWLACAREKEIAQVLKDYGEERYAKRIAKAIDAARQQTPITTTVQLAEIVKRAHPRWERHKHPATQTFQAIRIWINKELEDLQTCLEQSLDILSIGGRLVVISFHSLEDRIVKRFIRKHSSEPAELKRLAIIPTEWRPRLKSLGRGIKSDAQAIAKNPRSRSAVLRIGEKLL; encoded by the coding sequence ATGCAGATAAAAGAAGAACATCAACCGGTCTTACTTGAGGAAGTGATAGAACATTTAGCGATTAAGCCAGATGGAATCTATATAGACGCGACCTTTGGGCGCGGCGGGCATACACGGGAAATATTAAAGCATTTAGGGGGAAAAGGGCGTTTATTCGTTATTGATAAAGATCCAGCAGCAGTGGCTTATGCGAAGCAACACTGGGGGCAGGATCCACGTTTACAGATTTGTGCAGGTTCCTTTTCGAAGATTGGGGAAATAGCAAAAGCCAATAGGATAGTCGGTCAAGTCGATGGGCTTTTATTAGATTTGGGTGTCTCTTCGCCCCAATTAGATCAGGCCGAAAGGGGATTTAGTTTTTTGCGGGATGGGCCATTGGATATGCGTATGGATCCGAATCATGGGATCAGCGCTGCACAATGGCTGGCTTGTGCAAGAGAAAAAGAAATAGCGCAAGTATTAAAGGACTATGGTGAAGAACGGTATGCAAAGCGTATTGCGAAGGCTATAGACGCAGCGCGTCAACAAACACCAATAACGACAACGGTTCAGTTGGCAGAGATTGTAAAGCGAGCTCATCCTCGCTGGGAACGGCATAAACATCCGGCTACGCAAACTTTTCAAGCAATACGGATTTGGATCAATAAGGAATTGGAAGATTTACAAACGTGCTTAGAGCAAAGCTTAGATATTCTTAGCATAGGCGGACGTTTGGTGGTTATTAGTTTTCATTCCTTAGAAGACCGAATCGTTAAACGTTTTATTCGTAAGCATTCAAGTGAACCGGCTGAATTAAAACGCTTAGCTATCATACCTACCGAATGGAGACCACGGCTTAAAAGCCTCGGTCGCGGAATTAAATCAGATGCGCAGGCGATCGCAAAGAATCCACGATCACGTAGCGCGGTGTTAAGAATTGGGGAGAAATTATTATGA
- the ftsL gene encoding cell division protein FtsL, giving the protein MNVAARALAQSPLTWEQGQRWRWRISLQMMGIILLMLAVLSSALSVIYVKASQRNLYSELQSSQQERDHLQTEWSQLLLEENTWAAPLRIQALAQQELGMQLPHTKATVLLTQPT; this is encoded by the coding sequence ATGAATGTGGCGGCACGTGCACTTGCCCAAAGTCCTTTGACCTGGGAACAAGGACAACGCTGGCGGTGGAGAATTTCTTTACAGATGATGGGCATTATTTTGTTAATGCTGGCTGTATTATCCTCGGCATTGTCAGTGATTTATGTTAAAGCTTCACAGCGTAATTTGTATAGTGAATTGCAATCGAGCCAACAAGAACGCGATCACTTGCAAACAGAATGGAGTCAGTTATTACTGGAAGAAAATACCTGGGCTGCACCGCTACGTATACAGGCATTGGCACAGCAAGAGCTGGGAATGCAACTTCCGCACACCAAGGCAACCGTATTATTAACACAGCCTACTTAG
- a CDS encoding peptidoglycan D,D-transpeptidase FtsI family protein has product MGVRNLHSARRTSSNNRWRLGVVVLILLIIAFGLIARLIDLTIINRQFLRKQGNARTVRNLVIPAHRGMILDRHGEPLAISTPVNAVWIYPASFSPNFTQLHSLSQLLQIPAQTIREQARRAQDKEFLYLKRGLNPSLAKQIKLLKIPGVFLQDEYHRYYPEGPVMAHVVGLTNVDDKGQEGLELAYNNWLEGRSGLKKVIKDRLGRVIADVRSIRAPQPGHDLQLSIDKRIQYIAYRELNTGVEKYQADSGSVVVLDVKTGEILAMVNSPSYNPNDRITSQDGRYRNRALTDLFEPGSTIKSFSMASVLASGKFTPSSQVDTSPGWMIVAGKRIMDEHNNGVMDLTKILQISSNMGMSKLVLSLPADNLWRLLHEVGFGQLSQSGFPGERTGSLPNFRVWNPFVLATLSFGYGLSVTALQLAQAYAVLANGGIKVPVTFLKIQGQPPVGQRVIAANISREVLDMLETVLTKGGTAPLARVPGYRVTGKTGTVRIVGAQGYEKHRHNSIFIGIAPASHPRLVVAVVLHDPKGNAYYGGYTAGPIFSHVMCNALHLLNIAPDDLASLNQTPEKVVLPPKGMVD; this is encoded by the coding sequence ATGGGAGTGCGAAACTTACATTCAGCGAGGCGTACTTCATCAAATAATCGTTGGCGTTTAGGGGTTGTTGTCTTGATATTGCTGATCATTGCCTTCGGTTTGATTGCTAGGCTGATTGATCTCACTATTATTAACCGGCAATTTTTGCGTAAGCAAGGTAATGCAAGAACGGTTCGAAATTTAGTGATTCCTGCGCATCGTGGCATGATTCTAGATCGTCACGGTGAACCTTTAGCCATTAGTACCCCGGTTAACGCCGTTTGGATTTATCCTGCTTCCTTTAGTCCTAATTTTACTCAACTACACTCATTGAGTCAGTTATTACAAATCCCTGCACAAACGATTCGAGAACAAGCACGGCGTGCGCAAGATAAAGAATTTTTATATTTAAAACGCGGACTTAATCCGAGCTTAGCTAAGCAAATTAAATTACTTAAAATCCCCGGTGTTTTTTTACAAGATGAATATCATCGTTACTATCCAGAAGGGCCTGTGATGGCACATGTGGTTGGATTGACGAATGTGGATGATAAAGGTCAAGAAGGTTTAGAGCTTGCTTACAATAATTGGTTAGAAGGTCGTTCGGGTTTAAAAAAAGTCATTAAAGATAGGTTAGGGCGTGTTATTGCGGATGTACGTTCTATACGGGCACCTCAGCCAGGACATGATTTACAACTGAGTATTGATAAACGAATTCAATATATTGCTTATAGAGAGCTTAATACGGGGGTTGAGAAGTATCAGGCTGACTCGGGTTCGGTCGTGGTTTTAGATGTAAAAACCGGCGAAATTTTAGCCATGGTTAATTCGCCTTCCTATAACCCGAATGATCGCATCACGAGTCAAGATGGTCGTTATCGTAATCGGGCACTCACGGATTTATTTGAACCAGGTTCGACGATTAAAAGCTTTAGTATGGCCAGTGTATTAGCTAGCGGGAAATTTACCCCCAGTAGTCAAGTGGATACTTCGCCGGGATGGATGATCGTCGCTGGTAAACGCATCATGGATGAACATAATAATGGCGTGATGGATTTGACAAAAATATTGCAGATTTCAAGCAATATGGGTATGTCAAAATTGGTTTTATCGCTGCCTGCGGATAACCTTTGGCGTTTGTTACACGAGGTTGGTTTTGGTCAGCTCAGTCAAAGCGGGTTTCCAGGTGAGCGAACCGGTAGTTTGCCGAATTTTAGGGTATGGAACCCTTTTGTTTTAGCGACTTTGTCATTTGGTTATGGTCTTTCAGTAACCGCACTACAATTAGCACAGGCTTATGCCGTATTAGCCAACGGGGGGATTAAAGTTCCGGTTACTTTCCTTAAAATTCAAGGACAACCACCCGTAGGACAGCGTGTTATAGCGGCTAATATTAGTCGAGAAGTATTAGATATGTTGGAAACGGTGTTAACGAAAGGTGGTACGGCGCCGTTGGCACGTGTACCGGGTTATCGTGTCACCGGAAAGACGGGTACTGTGCGTATAGTAGGTGCGCAAGGGTATGAAAAACATCGTCATAATAGTATTTTTATTGGTATAGCGCCGGCAAGTCATCCACGTTTAGTGGTGGCGGTCGTGTTACATGATCCCAAAGGGAATGCCTATTACGGTGGTTATACGGCAGGACCTATTTTTTCTCATGTGATGTGTAACGCCTTGCACTTACTCAACATTGCACCTGATGATTTAGCCAGCTTAAATCAAACGCCCGAAAAAGTGG